One region of Triticum aestivum cultivar Chinese Spring chromosome 6B, IWGSC CS RefSeq v2.1, whole genome shotgun sequence genomic DNA includes:
- the LOC123134715 gene encoding uncharacterized protein, with the protein MMDDDLFKLDTELLGVYSEDATNDDKPLEDEPQNERTCDDDFKHLSQNAEDHVPAFDELDEDNLMGQLFAENPLELANYAKNHVPMYDEHDEDVLTGQLFAENPQELARYTENHVPMYDNHGMYKLFSLRMDLV; encoded by the exons ATGATGGATGATGATTTATTCAA GTTGGACACTGAGCTTTTGGGGGTTTATTCCGAAGATGCAACCAATGATGACAAGCCCCTGGAGGATGAACCTCAGAATGAGCGGACAT GTGATGATGATTTCAAGCACCTGTCACAGAATGCAGAAGATCATGTGCCAGCCTTTGACGAACTTG ATGAAGATAATCTGATGGGGCAGTTATTTGCCGAGAACCCCCTGGAGCTGGCTAACTATGCAAAGAATCACGTGCCAATGTATGATGAACATG ATGAAGATGTTCTGACGGGACAATTATTCGCTGAGAATCCCCAGGAGCTGGCTCGGTATACAGAGAATCATGTCCCAATGTATGATAACCATGGTATGTATAAACTCTTTAGTTTGAGGATGGATCTGGTCTGA